From the genome of Glycine max cultivar Williams 82 chromosome 2, Glycine_max_v4.0, whole genome shotgun sequence, one region includes:
- the LOC100798104 gene encoding SKP1-like protein 1A-like — protein sequence MASTKKITLKSSDGEAFEVEEAVAVESQTIKHMIEDNCADSGIPLPNVTSKILAKVIEYCKKHVEANCADEKPSEDELKAWDADFVKVDQATLFDLILAANYLNIKSLLDLTCQTVADMIKGKTPEEIRKTFNIKNDFTPEEEEEVRRENQWAFE from the exons ATGGCTTCGACGAAGAAGATCACACTGAAGAGTTCGGACGGCGAGGCCTTCGAGGTGGAGGAGGCGGTGGCGGTGGAGTCCCAGACGATCAAGCACATGATCGAGGACAACTGCGCCGACAGCGGAATTCCTCTCCCCAATGTTACCAGCAAGATTCTGGCCAAGGTTATCGAGTATTGCAAGAAGCACGTTGAGGCCAATTGCGCTGATGAGAAGCCCAGTGAGGATGAACTCAAGGCTTGGGACGCTGATTTCGTCAAGGTTGATCAGGCCACACTCTTTGATCTCATTCTG GCTGCAAATTACTTGAATATCAAGAGCCTTTTGGACCTTACTTGCCAGACAGTAGCAGACATGATCAAGGGAAAGACTCCTGAGGAAATTCGCAAGACATTCAACATCAAGAATGACTTCACCCCTGAGGAAGAGGAGGAAGTTCGTAGGGAAAACCAATGGGCCTTTGAATGA